The Gracilimonas sp. genome includes a region encoding these proteins:
- a CDS encoding sigma-70 family RNA polymerase sigma factor, which translates to MVDHLFREESGKMTAILIRLFGFRKAELAEDIVQETFISAMKNWPIKGEPDNPSAWLMQVAKNKAINVVKREKLIQEKESIINHEFQNDEVYIEQLFQEQEIKDSQLSMLFTCCYKEIKEREQLMLILKILGGFSDAEIASALLMNPAAVKKAIYRAKTEVRSYYKQLPEFKTPAIKERVETVLKAVYLLFNEGYKTSFGEHLINIDLCYTALRLAHLLADLENIDRGAVHALLSLMYFNTARFPARTDEQSAMIDLRDQDRKLWDKGLIYKGFEQLSKSRESRVLSAYHLESSIASVHAMAATFEDTNWDLILKYYEKLLKMRPSEIIELNYAIALSYAKGAKAGLRKLEEIDIPGIKDRQYLLWAAKAEMNVRLENYGVARSYYQVACDLAPSKIDEEYLLRKMKENDLKNLSKN; encoded by the coding sequence TTGGTCGATCATCTTTTTCGGGAAGAATCGGGAAAGATGACGGCCATCTTGATTCGTCTTTTTGGATTCCGTAAAGCGGAGCTTGCTGAAGATATTGTTCAGGAGACATTTATATCAGCGATGAAGAATTGGCCAATAAAAGGTGAGCCGGATAATCCTTCAGCATGGCTGATGCAGGTTGCTAAAAATAAAGCTATTAACGTAGTCAAAAGAGAGAAGCTGATTCAGGAAAAAGAATCGATTATCAATCATGAGTTTCAAAATGATGAAGTTTATATTGAGCAATTATTTCAAGAGCAGGAAATAAAAGACAGCCAGCTAAGTATGCTGTTTACGTGTTGCTATAAAGAGATTAAAGAACGCGAGCAGCTTATGCTGATCTTAAAGATACTTGGAGGTTTTAGTGATGCTGAAATAGCCAGTGCGTTACTCATGAATCCGGCCGCTGTGAAAAAAGCGATTTACCGGGCCAAGACTGAAGTAAGGAGTTATTATAAGCAACTGCCCGAATTTAAAACCCCGGCTATTAAGGAAAGGGTTGAAACCGTTCTAAAAGCCGTTTATTTATTATTTAACGAAGGCTATAAAACCAGTTTTGGTGAACATCTCATAAACATAGACTTATGTTATACGGCTCTTCGACTTGCTCATCTTTTAGCAGATTTAGAGAATATAGATCGGGGAGCTGTTCATGCATTATTGTCGTTAATGTACTTTAATACAGCTCGTTTTCCGGCACGGACAGATGAGCAATCTGCCATGATAGATCTAAGAGACCAAGACCGAAAGCTGTGGGATAAAGGTCTAATATATAAAGGATTTGAACAGCTGTCGAAATCACGGGAAAGCCGTGTATTGAGTGCTTATCATCTCGAGTCTTCCATTGCATCTGTACATGCTATGGCCGCCACTTTTGAGGATACAAACTGGGATTTGATTTTGAAATACTATGAGAAGCTACTCAAAATGAGGCCCTCCGAAATTATTGAGTTGAATTATGCCATCGCCTTGAGTTATGCAAAAGGAGCAAAGGCCGGGCTTCGTAAACTGGAAGAAATTGATATTCCAGGAATAAAAGATCGGCAGTATTTGCTGTGGGCTGCTAAAGCAGAAATGAATGTCCGGCTTGAAAACTATGGAGTCGCCAGGTCTTACTATCAGGTTGCCTGTGATTTGGCGCCATCTAAAATAGATGAGGAGTATTTACTTCGAAAAATGAAAGAAAATGACTTGAAGAACTTATCAAAAAACTAA
- a CDS encoding YciI family protein: MKKYMLLLFDKEDAYKEMSPEDYQREIEAHGRWIEELGEHFDSGEALELPAKNVRGEEKVVTDGPFLEAKELVGGFYIINAESMEHAAELSKGCPVFRMGGSIEVREIMAM; this comes from the coding sequence ATGAAAAAATATATGCTTTTACTTTTTGACAAAGAAGATGCTTACAAAGAAATGTCCCCTGAGGACTATCAGAGAGAAATTGAAGCCCATGGCAGGTGGATTGAAGAGTTGGGAGAACACTTTGATTCAGGTGAGGCATTAGAGCTTCCGGCAAAAAACGTTCGGGGGGAAGAGAAAGTTGTAACCGATGGCCCTTTTTTAGAAGCCAAAGAACTAGTGGGCGGTTTTTACATTATAAATGCTGAAAGCATGGAGCATGCGGCCGAACTCTCAAAAGGTTGCCCGGTTTTTCGTATGGGAGGAAGTATTGAGGTACGGGAAATAATGGCCATGTAA
- a CDS encoding FMN-binding negative transcriptional regulator codes for MYNPNSFKETDPNILYPFIEEHNFGLIFSQTESTPEATHLPFMVNRNDDILIGHFARANKHWQHINEKAEVLIVFQGTHGYISPSWYKNQNTVPTWNYAAVHVYGTPTIVHNIDELREMVDSLTYHHEEGVNSDWDYEAAHSKRERLLRGIVGIRINITKLEGKFKFNQNRSIEDQKKVIKTLENSASESNRKMASIMKRNLK; via the coding sequence ATGTACAATCCAAATTCATTTAAAGAAACTGACCCTAATATTCTATATCCTTTTATAGAAGAGCATAACTTTGGGCTGATTTTTTCACAGACAGAAAGTACTCCCGAAGCAACACACCTTCCTTTTATGGTGAACAGGAATGATGACATACTGATTGGTCATTTCGCACGGGCAAATAAACATTGGCAGCACATAAACGAAAAGGCGGAGGTTTTGATCGTTTTTCAGGGTACCCATGGATATATCTCCCCCAGCTGGTACAAAAACCAAAACACCGTGCCTACCTGGAACTATGCTGCTGTTCATGTGTATGGAACTCCAACGATCGTACACAATATTGATGAATTGCGAGAAATGGTTGACTCGCTTACTTACCATCATGAGGAAGGTGTTAATTCCGACTGGGATTACGAAGCTGCTCACTCCAAGAGAGAACGTTTATTGAGAGGAATTGTAGGGATCAGAATAAATATTACAAAGCTGGAAGGGAAATTTAAGTTCAATCAAAACCGAAGTATTGAAGACCAGAAAAAAGTTATAAAAACCCTCGAAAATTCTGCTTCTGAAAGCAATCGGAAGATGGCCAGTATTATGAAAAGAAACCTGAAATAA
- a CDS encoding ATP-binding protein, with amino-acid sequence MSSKFSLTGISDIALGKDLRSKDEVVGKKAGMTVLNSVSFFLAGVSILFLIAFQINESVSLTWFFLSEAIAFLLIPLLARQGFVKASKILLIAYADIGIIILSSVFGGDAMIQAFFIPAMGLSILLFDNTQVHLRNMGILLSILSYFILDYIIFERISISESSFSLVRWSVLTGSFVTTWLIFNTFSQFKEDAEHQTLELLQKEQELNQELSLKQEKLETYIEQLEVATEELAKSTKAKSEFLATMSHEIRTPMNAILGMTHLLKQDSPRQDQIEPINILDFSGKTLLSLIDDVLDFSKIEAGKIEFESIEFELNKLVNVIIESFKITAKNKGIDINTEIGEGIPNILIGDPARLTQILNNLVSNALKFTEEGEVRLSVNAVEDLDQSIRLQFAISDTGIGIEEARVNTIFESFTQASQNTKRLFGGTGLGLTISKQLAELQGGSISVESEEGEGSTFFVELTFDKGSSDDEAKAITQDEDSSKSLSGLRVLLAEDNLVNQKVMLRFLERWNVEMKVVDNGEEAVEAIRESNFDVVLMDLQMPTMDGYEASEHIRKLDDPYKRNIPIIALTAAALKEVREKVYASGMNDFVTKPFNPADLEQKLVQYIEK; translated from the coding sequence ATGAGTTCAAAATTTTCTCTTACCGGTATTTCTGATATCGCTTTAGGTAAGGACCTGAGATCGAAGGATGAAGTTGTAGGTAAAAAAGCAGGAATGACCGTACTAAATTCGGTTTCATTCTTTTTAGCCGGGGTATCAATTCTTTTTCTGATCGCTTTTCAGATTAATGAATCTGTTTCACTTACATGGTTTTTTCTATCGGAAGCCATTGCCTTCCTGCTTATCCCACTATTAGCTCGTCAGGGCTTTGTGAAGGCTTCAAAAATCTTGCTTATTGCTTACGCTGACATCGGTATTATCATTCTCAGCTCTGTTTTTGGTGGTGATGCTATGATTCAGGCTTTCTTTATTCCTGCAATGGGACTTTCTATTCTGCTATTTGACAATACCCAGGTTCATCTTCGAAATATGGGTATTCTGCTATCCATACTTTCTTATTTCATTCTGGATTACATAATTTTTGAGCGGATTAGTATTTCTGAAAGCAGCTTCTCCCTGGTACGTTGGAGTGTTTTGACGGGTTCTTTCGTAACTACCTGGTTAATCTTTAACACGTTTTCCCAATTTAAGGAAGATGCAGAGCATCAAACACTGGAGCTTCTGCAAAAAGAGCAGGAATTGAATCAAGAGCTGAGCCTTAAACAGGAAAAACTTGAGACCTATATCGAGCAGCTTGAAGTGGCAACGGAAGAGCTTGCAAAAAGTACAAAAGCTAAATCCGAGTTTCTGGCTACTATGAGTCATGAAATCAGGACACCGATGAATGCCATTTTGGGGATGACACATCTGCTAAAACAAGACAGCCCGCGTCAAGATCAGATTGAACCAATTAATATCCTGGACTTTTCAGGAAAGACCTTGCTTTCACTTATTGATGATGTACTGGATTTTTCAAAAATTGAGGCTGGAAAAATTGAATTTGAAAGTATTGAGTTTGAGCTCAATAAGCTTGTCAATGTCATTATAGAAAGCTTTAAAATTACTGCAAAGAACAAGGGAATCGACATTAATACCGAAATTGGAGAGGGTATACCGAATATCCTGATTGGTGATCCTGCGAGGCTAACACAAATTTTAAATAACCTTGTCAGCAATGCCCTGAAATTTACCGAAGAAGGTGAAGTCCGTTTATCTGTCAATGCAGTAGAAGACCTTGACCAATCGATCCGCTTACAATTTGCGATTTCAGATACTGGTATTGGAATTGAGGAAGCACGTGTAAATACCATATTCGAAAGTTTTACCCAGGCCAGCCAAAATACAAAGCGACTATTTGGCGGAACCGGTTTAGGACTTACGATCAGTAAACAGCTTGCAGAGCTGCAAGGGGGCTCTATTTCTGTTGAGAGTGAGGAAGGTGAGGGCAGCACTTTCTTCGTTGAATTAACTTTTGATAAAGGATCGTCCGATGATGAGGCCAAGGCTATCACACAAGATGAAGATAGTTCGAAGAGTTTAAGCGGCCTTCGTGTACTGCTAGCCGAAGATAACCTGGTGAATCAAAAGGTGATGTTACGTTTTCTGGAGCGCTGGAATGTTGAGATGAAAGTGGTCGATAATGGGGAAGAAGCTGTAGAAGCGATCAGAGAAAGTAATTTTGATGTTGTACTGATGGATCTTCAGATGCCAACGATGGATGGGTATGAAGCTTCAGAGCATATTAGAAAATTGGATGATCCCTACAAGCGTAATATCCCGATTATCGCTCTTACAGCGGCTGCATTGAAAGAGGTAAGGGAAAAAGTGTATGCTTCTGGCATGAATGATTTTGTGACCAAACCGTTTAACCCAGCTGACCTAGAACAGAAATTGGTGCAGTATATCGAGAAGTAG
- a CDS encoding SufE family protein, giving the protein MDIQATEERIIKEFELLQDWPERYKYIIKLGDKLDPLPEDDRIEENLVKGCQSQVWLTAEMKDDKVVFKADSDAAITKGLVSLMVRFYSGQEPDVIINKKPEFIDKIGMAQHLSPTRANGLASMVKQMKIYAMAFKAQKTLS; this is encoded by the coding sequence ATGGATATTCAGGCAACAGAAGAACGCATTATCAAAGAGTTCGAATTACTGCAGGACTGGCCCGAACGATACAAGTACATCATTAAGCTCGGAGATAAACTAGACCCACTACCCGAGGATGATCGTATCGAAGAGAATTTGGTAAAAGGATGTCAGAGCCAGGTTTGGCTTACCGCCGAAATGAAAGATGATAAGGTAGTTTTCAAGGCGGATAGCGATGCTGCCATCACCAAAGGGTTGGTTTCACTGATGGTTCGGTTTTATTCGGGCCAGGAACCGGATGTTATTATTAACAAAAAACCTGAGTTTATTGATAAAATAGGAATGGCTCAGCACCTTTCACCAACCCGGGCAAATGGCCTTGCATCCATGGTAAAACAAATGAAAATTTATGCCATGGCTTTTAAAGCACAGAAAACGTTATCGTAA
- a CDS encoding PAS domain S-box protein: MDQKLDPEVLEQIKKCSKDEASFSKLEELFGELFQHYQNTKKQLSLVEQAIKHDYDSILITELNLEKPGPKIVYVNEGFTRMTGYTKEEVLGKTPRILQGEKTDRHVLDRLKERLIEGQAFFGHTVNYRKDGSEFINQWDIHPLTNNKGEITHWVSYQRDITDRKESSKLVFDANLDFDNLVEESKKTFIDLDIQGNIISSNNSFKNLLGYDADELKTVKIWDLVVENDKKEMKSLFSDFDSKKIEDKQYPWEFTQKDGETVKLEGTINYFVSNDETIIRVHFDNISLRNRIIETLKKKKNSLENIVGKKDEFTLRFAVGSDGKTGCKFVSDNFSSITGLNPELILDNGIKNVIHADDLGDAEKALEKAFNGTSSSISCKYKTADNNYVSVIQSFKPDYAKDGDRVESVKSVAMIELEVEK; encoded by the coding sequence ATGGATCAAAAGCTAGACCCGGAAGTATTGGAACAAATCAAAAAGTGTAGTAAGGATGAGGCATCATTCTCAAAGCTGGAAGAATTGTTTGGAGAGCTTTTTCAGCATTATCAAAACACAAAAAAACAGCTCTCACTAGTTGAACAAGCTATAAAACATGATTATGACTCCATTCTTATTACAGAGTTAAATCTGGAAAAACCCGGTCCTAAAATTGTATATGTCAATGAAGGTTTTACCCGAATGACAGGCTACACAAAAGAAGAAGTTCTCGGTAAAACCCCAAGAATATTGCAAGGTGAGAAAACCGATCGCCACGTGCTCGACAGACTCAAGGAAAGACTTATTGAAGGCCAGGCTTTTTTCGGGCATACGGTAAATTACAGGAAAGACGGGTCCGAATTTATTAATCAATGGGATATCCATCCCCTCACTAACAATAAAGGTGAGATTACCCATTGGGTTTCTTATCAACGAGATATTACGGACCGCAAAGAATCGAGTAAACTGGTATTTGATGCCAATCTTGATTTTGACAATCTGGTAGAAGAGTCAAAGAAAACATTTATTGATTTGGATATTCAGGGTAACATTATTTCATCCAATAACTCTTTCAAAAACCTATTGGGTTATGATGCAGATGAACTCAAAACGGTTAAAATCTGGGATCTTGTAGTTGAAAATGATAAGAAAGAGATGAAATCATTATTCAGTGACTTTGACTCCAAAAAGATTGAAGACAAGCAATATCCATGGGAATTTACTCAGAAAGATGGTGAAACAGTTAAGCTGGAGGGAACCATCAACTATTTTGTCAGCAATGATGAGACAATAATAAGAGTGCATTTCGATAATATTTCACTTCGAAATCGTATTATTGAAACTCTGAAAAAGAAGAAAAACAGCTTGGAAAATATTGTCGGCAAAAAAGATGAATTTACCCTTAGGTTTGCAGTTGGAAGTGACGGGAAGACCGGATGTAAGTTTGTTTCGGATAACTTTTCGAGTATAACGGGCTTAAATCCGGAACTTATTCTTGATAATGGCATCAAAAATGTAATTCATGCTGATGATCTTGGAGATGCGGAAAAAGCACTCGAAAAGGCTTTCAACGGTACTTCCTCCAGTATCAGTTGCAAATATAAAACGGCCGATAATAATTATGTGTCGGTGATACAGTCATTCAAGCCAGATTACGCCAAAGATGGGGATCGCGTTGAAAGTGTAAAAAGCGTAGCAATGATCGAACTTGAGGTCGAAAAATAG
- a CDS encoding SUMF1/EgtB/PvdO family nonheme iron enzyme, which yields MHNFKLSLYLLLITILTCSCSLLKETPNIPKPEMVKVEGGTFFMGDIIDSLNTDALPIHEVTLNDYYIGKYEITFEQYDAFAQQTKRPLPSDRDYGRGTRAVVYVNWHDALAYCNSLGWRLPTEAEWEFAARERGQNMRYSGTNNPDSLEKYAITKLSNIEFSYFVGSRKPNALGLFDMSGNVMEYVGSFYQEYDKPHDIYPIEKRGVRILRGGSFQEPIIESAQTFWRVGSYDLMTHSDVGFRCAVSQEELNKQRFLNGFFHFKPAKL from the coding sequence ATGCATAATTTCAAGCTATCGCTATACCTGTTATTAATAACAATCTTAACCTGTAGCTGTTCTTTATTGAAAGAAACTCCCAACATTCCCAAACCTGAAATGGTTAAAGTTGAAGGTGGGACTTTTTTTATGGGAGATATCATTGACAGCCTGAATACGGACGCTTTACCCATCCATGAAGTTACATTAAATGACTATTATATAGGGAAATATGAAATTACTTTCGAACAATACGATGCTTTTGCACAGCAAACCAAGAGACCCCTACCCTCCGATCGCGATTATGGCCGCGGGACTCGGGCAGTTGTTTATGTGAACTGGCACGACGCTTTGGCTTATTGCAATTCCTTGGGCTGGCGTTTGCCTACCGAAGCAGAGTGGGAGTTCGCTGCCCGGGAAAGGGGGCAGAATATGAGGTATTCTGGTACAAATAATCCTGATTCTCTGGAAAAATATGCTATTACAAAACTCTCTAATATTGAGTTCTCCTATTTTGTGGGCTCCAGGAAACCAAATGCATTAGGGCTATTTGATATGAGCGGAAACGTAATGGAATACGTTGGTTCATTTTATCAGGAATATGATAAACCACATGATATTTATCCGATTGAAAAACGCGGTGTCCGGATTTTACGAGGAGGTAGTTTTCAGGAACCCATTATTGAATCTGCCCAAACATTCTGGCGGGTTGGCAGTTACGATTTAATGACTCATAGCGATGTAGGGTTTCGATGTGCTGTTTCACAGGAAGAGCTCAATAAACAACGGTTTCTGAATGGTTTTTTCCACTTTAAACCAGCAAAGCTTTAA
- a CDS encoding acyl-CoA dehydrogenase, translated as MEQTEQLIPPLTQLTEDEQMLKEAAADFAEASIKPLVEEMDENAKLDPDLVKQFFEMGLMGIDIPERYAGGGGTFMMSVVAIEQISRVDASAGVFMDVQNTLVNNAFVNFASDYLKEKYLPQLATEKVGAYCLSEAGSGSDAFALKTTAKEDGDHFVLNGSKLWITNANEADIFLVMANINPEAGYKGITAFVVERGMEGFSISKKENKLGIRASSTCEILLEDCRVPKENVLGEVGKGYKVAIETLNEGRIGIGAQMIGIAQGAFDAALAYVQERKQFGKAISEFQGVQFQLARMATDIETARLLVYNAARMKMNGQNFLKEAAMAKFYSSEVAESVSSQAVDLFGGYGYVKEYPVEKYYRDSKIGKIYEGTTNMQLSTIAKLLLR; from the coding sequence ATGGAACAGACCGAGCAACTAATTCCACCTCTAACACAGCTCACCGAAGACGAGCAAATGCTTAAAGAAGCTGCGGCAGACTTTGCTGAAGCATCCATTAAACCCTTGGTTGAGGAAATGGATGAGAATGCTAAGCTGGATCCGGATTTAGTAAAACAATTTTTTGAGATGGGGCTGATGGGAATTGATATTCCCGAGCGATATGCCGGAGGTGGTGGAACCTTTATGATGTCTGTTGTAGCAATAGAACAGATATCAAGGGTAGATGCATCAGCAGGTGTATTTATGGATGTGCAAAATACACTGGTGAATAATGCTTTCGTGAATTTTGCGTCCGATTACCTGAAAGAAAAGTATTTACCACAGTTAGCCACAGAAAAAGTCGGCGCCTATTGTTTGTCTGAAGCAGGTTCGGGAAGTGATGCTTTCGCGCTCAAGACTACCGCCAAAGAAGATGGGGATCATTTTGTATTGAACGGGTCGAAGCTCTGGATTACCAATGCCAACGAGGCAGACATCTTTTTGGTAATGGCTAATATAAATCCTGAAGCTGGATACAAGGGAATTACGGCATTTGTGGTTGAGCGCGGAATGGAAGGGTTCTCAATTTCCAAGAAGGAGAATAAACTGGGAATTCGTGCGAGTTCAACCTGTGAAATCTTACTGGAAGACTGCCGTGTACCTAAAGAAAATGTACTGGGTGAAGTTGGTAAAGGATATAAAGTAGCCATCGAAACCTTGAATGAGGGACGGATTGGGATTGGTGCCCAGATGATTGGTATTGCCCAGGGTGCTTTTGATGCGGCTCTTGCCTATGTGCAGGAACGTAAGCAGTTCGGGAAGGCAATTTCTGAATTTCAGGGTGTTCAGTTTCAGCTGGCACGCATGGCAACAGATATAGAAACCGCTCGTTTACTGGTTTACAATGCAGCCCGAATGAAAATGAATGGCCAAAACTTTTTGAAAGAAGCCGCAATGGCTAAATTTTATTCCTCTGAAGTAGCTGAAAGTGTAAGTTCGCAAGCAGTTGACTTGTTTGGGGGATATGGATATGTGAAAGAATATCCCGTAGAGAAATATTACCGTGATTCTAAGATCGGTAAAATCTACGAGGGTACAACGAACATGCAACTCAGCACAATAGCTAAGTTGCTACTTCGATGA
- a CDS encoding methylmalonyl-CoA mutase subunit beta codes for MENSDFEKALHFDEFPPISTEEWEAVIEKDLKGKDYKDVLRWKSGEGVNPLPFYREENLRDLSLSPEPIAAQASWNVLEPVESSVVSEANKEALHALENGASGLYFCPAKNYLQSRGDLENLLKDIQIELITLRFGSTISSPEAAKWLKEVCREKGLNEDEITVSFNFDPFSQALLNGKLPSKPELEKMIHSFEGPFLFCAVESSVFANAGATIIQQLAFSLAAGNEYLGLDSKLSQNLHFNLASGPNYFLEIAKFRAFKLVWAQVLDGYELKDIPTYLYAETSFWNKSQTDAHNNLLRTTTEAMSAAIGGCDAVTVHRYDEHFSEDSSFASRVARNIQIILQEEAYLDKVADPGAGSYYIEVLTDSIAQKSWTLFQEIEARGGFYESLKSGYIQRLISSSRQEKIDAYKKKNNVLVGVNKYRPDKNIQNLEFKIQNFASFDQDMNECITIDKISLLNIEAELQNGEG; via the coding sequence TTGGAAAATTCAGACTTCGAAAAAGCCCTTCATTTTGATGAGTTTCCGCCCATATCTACTGAGGAATGGGAAGCCGTAATCGAGAAAGACCTTAAAGGAAAAGATTATAAAGATGTGCTTCGGTGGAAATCCGGAGAAGGGGTCAATCCTCTTCCATTTTACCGGGAAGAAAACTTACGCGATCTTTCTCTTTCACCTGAACCCATTGCAGCCCAAGCCTCCTGGAATGTTCTGGAACCTGTGGAAAGTTCGGTGGTATCGGAAGCAAATAAAGAAGCCCTGCATGCACTCGAGAATGGAGCTTCCGGATTATATTTCTGTCCAGCCAAAAACTACCTGCAATCCCGTGGCGATCTGGAGAACTTGTTAAAAGACATTCAAATTGAACTTATCACACTGAGATTTGGCAGTACAATTTCTTCACCTGAAGCAGCTAAATGGCTCAAAGAAGTCTGTCGTGAAAAAGGTTTAAATGAAGATGAGATTACGGTTAGTTTTAATTTTGATCCTTTTTCACAAGCATTGCTAAATGGAAAGCTGCCTTCAAAGCCAGAACTTGAGAAAATGATTCATTCATTTGAAGGCCCTTTTCTATTCTGTGCCGTTGAGTCTTCGGTGTTTGCCAATGCCGGCGCCACCATTATTCAGCAGTTAGCTTTTTCTCTGGCTGCCGGAAACGAATACCTTGGCTTAGACTCGAAACTTTCCCAAAACCTTCATTTCAATTTAGCTTCAGGACCGAATTACTTTCTTGAGATTGCAAAATTCAGGGCCTTCAAACTTGTCTGGGCTCAGGTTCTGGATGGATATGAATTAAAAGACATACCGACTTATTTATACGCAGAAACCAGCTTCTGGAATAAATCTCAAACTGATGCTCATAACAACCTGCTCCGCACTACAACCGAGGCGATGTCTGCTGCGATTGGTGGATGTGATGCTGTTACTGTCCATCGATACGACGAGCACTTTTCTGAAGACTCAAGTTTTGCCTCACGTGTTGCGCGGAATATCCAGATCATTCTTCAGGAGGAGGCCTATCTTGACAAAGTCGCTGACCCCGGAGCGGGCTCATATTACATTGAGGTACTAACAGATAGTATTGCCCAAAAAAGCTGGACACTATTCCAGGAAATTGAGGCTAGAGGTGGTTTTTATGAGAGCCTGAAATCAGGATATATCCAAAGACTGATTTCTTCATCAAGACAAGAAAAAATTGATGCTTATAAAAAGAAGAACAACGTGTTGGTTGGGGTGAATAAATATCGGCCGGACAAAAATATTCAAAATTTAGAATTCAAAATTCAAAATTTTGCCAGCTTTGACCAGGATATGAATGAATGTATTACGATCGACAAAATATCGCTTTTGAATATTGAAGCTGAACTTCAGAATGGAGAAGGGTAA